The following proteins are encoded in a genomic region of Opisthocomus hoazin isolate bOpiHoa1 chromosome 4, bOpiHoa1.hap1, whole genome shotgun sequence:
- the FAM221A gene encoding protein FAM221A isoform X1: MARPQEEYAEYRRIVGDDDGGKLFTPEEYEYQRKVLPIRLQNRLYVSWRSPAGMDCKLVGPEALCFCTHRYKQHKTDYEVIPKDCPICVPCRVSRCPCQSYHCVPLNGTQPVRCRCKHFADQHSAAPGFSCNSCSKCSGFHSCFTCACGQSTYAHETVVETKQKRLAQGKPVGQDVPYAAMGGLTGFSSLAEGYMRLDDSGIGAPSAELLESPVTSMDHPVLKAFQGPSSSTQTISQIPGSSSATRQVSHGKHSEDDDMAYFEKCYQEWLKKEKAAKWEEKGPVPPKKP, translated from the exons atGGCGCGGCCGCAGGAGGAGTACGCGGAGTACCGGCG AATTGTAGGTGATGATGATGGAGGAAAGCTCTTTACCCCTGAGGAATATGAGTACCAAAGAAAAGTATTACCGATTCGGTTACAGAACAGGTTGTATGTGAGCTGGAGATCACCAGCTGGCATGGACTGTAAGCTGGTGGGACCAGAGGCGCTCTGCTTTTGTACTCACCG gTATAAACAACACAAAACGGACTATGAAGTGATTCCCAAAGACTGTCCTATTTGTGTGCCTTGCAGAGTGAGCCGTTGTCCATGCCAGTCCTATCACTGTGTCCCTCTGAACGGCACACAGCCCGTCCGTTGTAGATGCAAACACTTCGCTGATCAGCACAGTGCGGCACCTGGATTTTCATGTAACTCTT GTTCCAAGTGTTCGGGCTTTCATAGTTGCTTTACCTGTGCGTGTGGTCAGTCAACATACGCTCATGAAACCGTCGTGGAAACTAAACAGAAGCGCTTAGCCCAAGGAAAGCCTGTGGGGCAGGATGTTCCTTATGCTGCTATGGGAGGGCTGACTGGCTTTAGTTCACTAGCAGAAGGCTACATGAGACTCGATGACAGTGGAATAG GGGCTCCTTCTGCTGAGCTTTTAGAATCCCCTGTTACCAGCATGGATCATCCAGTTCTAAAAGCATTTCAGGGACCTTCTAGTTCTACTCAAACCATCTCACAGATACCAG gcagtTCTAGTGCCACAAGGCAAGTTTCTCATGGAAAGCATTCAGAAGATGATGACATGGCTTACTTTGAAAAATGTTATCAAGAATGG CTGAAAAAGGAGAAGGCTGCTAAatgggaagagaaaggtccaGTGCCACCAAAGAAGCCATGA
- the FAM221A gene encoding protein FAM221A isoform X2: MARPQEEYAEYRRIVGDDDGGKLFTPEEYEYQRKVLPIRLQNRLYVSWRSPAGMDCKLVGPEALCFCTHRVSRCPCQSYHCVPLNGTQPVRCRCKHFADQHSAAPGFSCNSCSKCSGFHSCFTCACGQSTYAHETVVETKQKRLAQGKPVGQDVPYAAMGGLTGFSSLAEGYMRLDDSGIGAPSAELLESPVTSMDHPVLKAFQGPSSSTQTISQIPGSSSATRQVSHGKHSEDDDMAYFEKCYQEWLKKEKAAKWEEKGPVPPKKP; this comes from the exons atGGCGCGGCCGCAGGAGGAGTACGCGGAGTACCGGCG AATTGTAGGTGATGATGATGGAGGAAAGCTCTTTACCCCTGAGGAATATGAGTACCAAAGAAAAGTATTACCGATTCGGTTACAGAACAGGTTGTATGTGAGCTGGAGATCACCAGCTGGCATGGACTGTAAGCTGGTGGGACCAGAGGCGCTCTGCTTTTGTACTCACCG AGTGAGCCGTTGTCCATGCCAGTCCTATCACTGTGTCCCTCTGAACGGCACACAGCCCGTCCGTTGTAGATGCAAACACTTCGCTGATCAGCACAGTGCGGCACCTGGATTTTCATGTAACTCTT GTTCCAAGTGTTCGGGCTTTCATAGTTGCTTTACCTGTGCGTGTGGTCAGTCAACATACGCTCATGAAACCGTCGTGGAAACTAAACAGAAGCGCTTAGCCCAAGGAAAGCCTGTGGGGCAGGATGTTCCTTATGCTGCTATGGGAGGGCTGACTGGCTTTAGTTCACTAGCAGAAGGCTACATGAGACTCGATGACAGTGGAATAG GGGCTCCTTCTGCTGAGCTTTTAGAATCCCCTGTTACCAGCATGGATCATCCAGTTCTAAAAGCATTTCAGGGACCTTCTAGTTCTACTCAAACCATCTCACAGATACCAG gcagtTCTAGTGCCACAAGGCAAGTTTCTCATGGAAAGCATTCAGAAGATGATGACATGGCTTACTTTGAAAAATGTTATCAAGAATGG CTGAAAAAGGAGAAGGCTGCTAAatgggaagagaaaggtccaGTGCCACCAAAGAAGCCATGA